Proteins encoded within one genomic window of Gallus gallus isolate bGalGal1 chromosome 1, bGalGal1.mat.broiler.GRCg7b, whole genome shotgun sequence:
- the TAPBPL gene encoding tapasin-related protein (The RefSeq protein has 1 substitution, 1 frameshift compared to this genomic sequence) — protein MVLPAVWGRAWFQLVFPSIMVCRRPFLRGSMILGLILCCCMLAVLAGTVEGLTPVPELRRVDVVLGCSYVWEGGLSRAFGGSEHPATLVLRGLSVTDDGTLGDVTDYEIPQADHSSSPPIIFEASEQLVSIPYAEALLHVDCSGEEVSCELSPYSFQQEGNGLCSASWFLATIRLSSGISIVLLLRGPSCSSQKEGHDVTLHPKLRIPMSKEGTLLTTVEFQSSSNNTSLRTRLGSSITLDCHFALAPSFLLSSLEWRRQHRGSGRSLFRYRVGNAGLTAQPKVHVDVKQLLGNGDASLTLQEATVNDEGTYICLVSTAQHQVQHNIQLLVSEPPRVRVFPTEASLKRDETITLTCNIAGYYPLDISVSWTQKTPEDEVEISPSNTRFSSHRQSQDGTYSINSYLSVNLATAQAPATYTCHVSHVALEAPISISTHLKAPEHTELEGLVGGAIATAIFVSVLFIVLRRKRAAEPKPEQLLTASE, from the exons aTGGTGCTGCCGGCAGTCTGGGGCAGGGCCTGGTTCCAGCTAGTCTTTCCGAGCATTATGGTCTGCAGGAGACCCTTCCTTAGGGGCAGTATGATCCTGGGGCTTATcttgtgctgctgcatgctggctgtgctggcag GGACAGTGGAAGGCCTCACACCGGTGCCTGAGCTCCGCAGGGTGGATGTTGTCCTTGGCTGCTCCTATGTGTGGGAAGGAGGATTGTCAAGAGCTTTTGGTGGCTCTGAGCATCCTGCTACCCTGGTGCTGAGGGGACTCAGCGTCACAGATGATGGCACCCTGGGAGATGTAACCGACTATGAGATCCCACAGGCAGAccacagctcctctcctcccatcATCTTTGAAGCCTCAG AGCAACTAGTGTCCATCCCATACGCAGAGGCCCTGCTGCATGTGGATTGCAGTGGGGAGGAAGTGAGCTGTGAGCTTTCCCCATATAGTTTCCAGCAAGAGGGCAATggtctctgctctgcctcctggTTCCTGGCCACCATTCGGCTCTCCAGTGGGATCAGCATTGTCCTGCTGCTCAGAgggcccagctgcagcagccagaaggAGGGACACGATGTGACACTGCACCCAAAACTGAGGATTCCAATGAGCAAGGAGGGGACTCTGCTGACCACAG TGGAATTTCAATCATCATCAAACAACACTTCCCTGCGCACACGTCTTGGCAGCTCCATCACCCTTGACTGCCACTTTGCCTTGGCTCCCAGCTTCCTACTGTCCTCCCTGGAATGGAGGAGGCAGCACCGAGGCAGTGGTCGCAGCCTTTTCCGATACCGTGTGGGGAATGCAGGCCTGACAGCGCAGCCAAAAGTCCACGTAGatgtggagcagctgctggggaatGGGGATGCATCGCTTACCTTGCAGGAAGCAACTGTGAATGACGAGGGGACGTACATCTGCTTGGTgtccacagcacagcaccaagTCCAACACAATATCCAGCTGCTGGTGTCTG AGCCCCCAAGAGTTCGTGTGTTTCCAACAGAAGCGTCACTCAAGAGAGATGAGACCATTACTCTGACCTGCAACATTGCTGGCTACTACCCCCTGGACATCTCGGTGAGCTGGACACAGAAGACTCCTGAGGATGAGGTAGAAATCAGTCCCTCAAACACACGGTTCTCCAGTCACCGGCAAAGCCAAGATGGCACCTACAGCATCAACTCCTACCTCAGCGTCAACTTAGCCACAGCACAGGCTCCAGCCACCTACACCTGCCATGTTTCACATGTGGCTCTGGAGGCGCCCATCTCCATCAGCACCCATCTGAAGGCACCAG AACACACGGAATTGGAAGGACTGGTAGGGGGGG CCATTGCCACTGCCATTTTCGTTTCTGTCCTCTTCATTGTGCTCAGGAGGAAAAGAGCAG ctgAACCAAAGCCTGAGCAACTTCTAACAGCTTCAGAGTAG